In Microbacterium maritypicum, the following are encoded in one genomic region:
- a CDS encoding DUF501 domain-containing protein, translating into MTTPPFPAPTPAELAVISAQLGRPARGVVGIAARCACGNPTVVATTPRLPDGTPFPTFYYLTHPAATAAMSTLEANQVMPELAALLADDEDVTAAYLAAHEAYLADRAQFGEVSEIDGISAGGMPTRVKCLHALAGHALAAGPGVNPIGDAALARSSWSPDVCRCEDPGAAQREAAASPA; encoded by the coding sequence GTGACCACGCCGCCGTTCCCCGCTCCCACGCCCGCCGAGCTCGCCGTCATCTCGGCCCAGCTCGGTCGTCCTGCCCGGGGTGTGGTGGGCATCGCCGCTCGCTGCGCCTGCGGCAACCCCACGGTGGTCGCGACGACGCCGCGCCTCCCGGACGGCACACCGTTCCCCACGTTCTACTACCTGACGCACCCGGCTGCCACGGCCGCGATGTCGACCCTCGAGGCCAACCAGGTGATGCCGGAGCTCGCAGCGCTCCTGGCCGACGATGAAGATGTCACCGCCGCCTACCTCGCCGCGCATGAGGCCTACCTCGCCGACCGCGCGCAGTTCGGGGAGGTGTCCGAGATCGACGGCATCTCGGCCGGAGGGATGCCGACGCGTGTGAAGTGCCTGCATGCACTCGCGGGGCATGCGCTCGCCGCCGGTCCGGGAGTGAACCCCATCGGTGATGCCGCGCTGGCGCGGTCATCCTGGTCGCCCGACGTGTGCCGGTGCGAAGACCCCGGCGCCGCGCAGCGCGAAGCGGCGGCGTCACCGGCATGA
- a CDS encoding septum formation initiator family protein, translating into MARRPAPPSSSPNPKATGKGRGGSKASAAAAPAPRAAGRNRGDAARVDVREWASGIRLSAFSVIMLSLVVLGAWVLVPTLGTFIDQRQKIAALEASVQVSEDEITALIAERERWNDPAYITTQARERLYYVKPGEVVYLIDNDLDPSVLPREQAPVSDTLEEKPSDWMPQLLRTLVATGLSDTATTAP; encoded by the coding sequence GTGGCACGACGACCGGCTCCTCCTTCGTCGTCTCCGAATCCGAAGGCGACCGGAAAGGGGCGCGGCGGGTCGAAGGCGTCCGCTGCTGCCGCCCCCGCGCCCAGGGCCGCGGGGAGGAACCGCGGCGACGCGGCACGTGTCGATGTGCGCGAGTGGGCCTCCGGCATCCGCCTCTCGGCGTTCTCGGTCATCATGCTCTCGCTCGTGGTGCTGGGGGCCTGGGTCCTCGTGCCCACGCTCGGCACGTTCATCGACCAGCGTCAGAAGATCGCGGCGCTCGAGGCATCGGTGCAGGTGAGCGAAGACGAGATCACGGCGCTGATCGCCGAGCGCGAGCGATGGAACGACCCCGCCTACATCACCACTCAGGCGCGCGAGCGCCTGTACTACGTCAAGCCGGGCGAGGTCGTCTATCTGATCGACAACGACCTCGATCCGTCCGTGCTCCCGCGTGAGCAGGCGCCCGTGAGCGACACGCTCGAGGAGAAGCCGTCGGACTGGATGCCGCAGCTGCTGCGCACCCTGGTCGCGACGGGACTCAGCGACACGGCGACGACCGCTCCCTGA
- the eno gene encoding phosphopyruvate hydratase: MALIEAVGAREILDSRGNPTVEVEVLLDDGIVQRAAVPSGASTGAFEAYELRDGDKSRYGGKGVLKAVEAIIDELGPAIEGVEASEQRIVDEILIEVDGTENKKRVGANAILGVSLAVAKAAADSADLPLFRYLGGPNAHVLPVPLFNVINGGEHADNGIDMQEFFLAPVGAETYSEALRWGVETYHVLRAELKAAGYATGLGDEGGFAPDLPSNREGLDFLVKAIEKAGFTPGTDIALGLDVAATEFFKDGVYRLDNKDWDAAALTEYYVGLVNDFPIVTIEDALAEDDWDNWKHLTDALGSKVQLVGDDLFVTNPQRLADGIKRGVANSLLVKVNQIGTLTETFDAVSLAQRSGYTAMLSHRSGETEDTTIADLVVATNSGQIKAGAPARSERVAKYNQLLRIEEELGDAAVFAGRSAFPRSQA, translated from the coding sequence GTGGCACTGATCGAGGCTGTAGGCGCACGCGAGATTCTCGACTCGCGCGGAAACCCGACCGTCGAGGTGGAGGTCCTCCTCGACGACGGCATCGTGCAGCGGGCGGCCGTCCCGTCCGGTGCATCCACCGGTGCGTTCGAGGCGTACGAGCTCCGCGACGGCGACAAGAGCCGCTACGGCGGCAAGGGCGTCCTCAAGGCCGTCGAGGCCATCATCGACGAGCTGGGACCTGCGATCGAAGGTGTCGAGGCGAGCGAGCAGCGCATCGTCGACGAGATCCTCATCGAGGTCGACGGCACCGAGAACAAGAAGCGCGTCGGCGCCAACGCCATCCTCGGCGTGAGCCTCGCCGTCGCCAAGGCGGCCGCAGACTCCGCTGACCTCCCGCTGTTCCGCTACCTGGGTGGCCCGAACGCGCACGTGCTGCCCGTTCCGCTCTTCAACGTCATCAACGGCGGCGAGCACGCCGACAACGGCATCGACATGCAGGAGTTCTTCCTCGCGCCGGTCGGCGCGGAGACCTACTCCGAGGCGCTCCGCTGGGGCGTCGAGACCTACCACGTGCTGCGCGCAGAGCTGAAGGCCGCGGGCTACGCGACCGGTCTCGGCGACGAGGGCGGCTTCGCCCCCGACCTGCCCAGCAACCGCGAGGGTCTGGACTTCCTGGTGAAGGCGATCGAGAAGGCCGGCTTCACCCCCGGCACCGACATCGCCCTCGGCCTCGACGTCGCGGCGACCGAGTTCTTCAAGGACGGCGTCTACCGCCTCGACAACAAGGACTGGGACGCGGCCGCGCTCACCGAGTACTACGTGGGCCTCGTCAACGACTTCCCGATCGTCACGATCGAGGACGCTCTCGCCGAGGACGACTGGGACAACTGGAAGCACCTCACCGACGCTCTGGGCTCCAAGGTCCAGCTGGTCGGCGACGACCTGTTCGTCACCAACCCGCAGCGTCTCGCCGACGGCATCAAGCGCGGCGTCGCCAACTCGCTGCTCGTCAAGGTCAACCAGATCGGCACGCTCACCGAGACGTTCGATGCGGTCAGCTTGGCGCAGCGCTCCGGTTACACGGCGATGCTGTCGCACCGCTCGGGCGAGACCGAGGACACCACCATCGCCGACCTCGTCGTCGCGACGAACTCCGGTCAGATCAAGGCGGGTGCGCCCGCTCGCAGCGAGCGCGTCGCGAAGTACAACCAGCTGCTGCGCATCGAGGAGGAGCTCGGCGATGCCGCGGTCTTCGCCGGTCGTTCCGCGTTCCCGCGTTCGCAGGCCTGA
- a CDS encoding O-methyltransferase, producing the protein MDSTPAAWSQADSYLADTLVGPDAELESALVAQREAGLPEIEVAPVAGKLLNLLVRISGARRVLEIGTLGGYSTIWLARAVGSEGRVVTIEAEAENAAVARASIDAAGVGDRVDIRIGRGAEVLPTLVGGFDLVFIDADKESNTVYLDWAARLGHSGTVVVLDNIGREGEIVRDDSTDSKVIGTRDGLRMLGEDPRFDATALQTVGAKGWDGFAIAVVV; encoded by the coding sequence ATGGACTCCACCCCCGCCGCCTGGTCGCAGGCCGATTCGTACCTCGCCGACACGCTCGTCGGGCCCGACGCCGAACTGGAATCGGCTCTCGTCGCGCAGCGAGAGGCGGGGCTGCCCGAGATCGAGGTCGCTCCCGTCGCCGGCAAGCTGCTGAACCTGCTCGTCCGCATCAGCGGTGCGCGAAGGGTGCTCGAGATCGGCACCCTCGGCGGCTATTCGACGATCTGGCTCGCCCGCGCCGTCGGTTCCGAAGGCCGCGTCGTGACGATCGAGGCGGAGGCTGAGAACGCCGCCGTCGCACGGGCCAGCATCGACGCCGCCGGTGTCGGTGACCGGGTCGACATCCGCATCGGCAGGGGCGCCGAGGTGCTGCCGACTCTGGTCGGCGGGTTCGATCTGGTGTTCATCGACGCCGACAAGGAGTCCAACACCGTCTATCTCGACTGGGCCGCGCGACTCGGTCACTCGGGCACGGTCGTCGTGCTGGACAACATCGGGCGCGAAGGCGAGATCGTCCGCGACGACAGCACCGACTCGAAGGTGATCGGCACCCGTGACGGTCTGCGGATGCTGGGGGAGGACCCGCGCTTCGACGCCACGGCGCTGCAGACGGTCGGGGCGAAGGGCTGGGACGGCTTCGCGATCGCCGTCGTGGTCTGA
- a CDS encoding S8 family serine peptidase — translation MTARRTLRSAAAMMVVAASVLLLGATATPPPIPDDPSDPTRASEYWLDGARIREAWQTTRGKGVTIAVIDTGIGKVPEVFGDAVVGGTDVSGAGTPDGRTPLGAIDGNHGSWVASLAAGRGAADGTGMIGVAPEANLLSISVGFGAAAAVPFTEQVAKGMRWAVDNGADIINLSFTTNTLDWDESWDDAFLYAFEHDVVVVVAAGNRGSGTNIIGAPATIPGVLTVGGVDQTGTASVEASTQGITIGISAPSEGLIGVSADGKVEHWRGTSGAAPIVAGVAALIRSAHPDIKAIDVINRIIKTAIPVPDAVKPQDPLYGYGLVDAAAAISVNIPPVSANPMGDLAEWVRYFRRAESEPQPVPSMTPVAVPPLPAADAPSEAASPLLPSADSLRYGTLPLIALTVPGILVALGVTAAARRIRSARVSVRQIPDSEE, via the coding sequence ATGACAGCCCGTCGGACGCTGCGCAGCGCCGCCGCCATGATGGTGGTCGCGGCGTCTGTGCTGCTCCTCGGCGCCACCGCGACGCCGCCCCCGATCCCGGACGATCCGTCCGATCCGACCCGCGCATCGGAGTACTGGCTCGACGGGGCGCGGATCCGCGAGGCATGGCAGACGACCCGCGGCAAGGGTGTGACGATCGCCGTGATCGACACCGGCATCGGCAAGGTGCCCGAGGTGTTCGGCGATGCCGTGGTCGGCGGCACGGACGTCTCCGGTGCGGGCACGCCGGATGGACGGACGCCGCTCGGCGCGATCGACGGAAATCATGGCTCCTGGGTGGCTTCGCTCGCCGCCGGACGCGGCGCCGCCGACGGGACCGGCATGATCGGAGTCGCGCCGGAGGCCAACCTCCTCTCCATCTCGGTCGGCTTCGGCGCGGCCGCCGCCGTGCCGTTCACGGAGCAGGTGGCGAAGGGCATGCGCTGGGCGGTCGACAACGGTGCCGACATCATCAACCTCTCGTTCACGACGAACACGCTCGACTGGGACGAGAGCTGGGACGACGCGTTCCTCTATGCGTTCGAGCACGACGTCGTGGTCGTCGTCGCCGCGGGCAACCGGGGGAGTGGCACGAACATCATCGGCGCACCGGCGACCATCCCCGGCGTGCTCACGGTGGGCGGCGTGGACCAGACCGGCACGGCGAGCGTCGAGGCTTCCACCCAGGGCATCACGATCGGGATCTCGGCGCCGAGCGAAGGCCTGATCGGAGTCTCCGCCGATGGCAAGGTCGAGCACTGGCGCGGCACGAGCGGCGCGGCGCCCATCGTCGCAGGAGTCGCCGCGCTGATCCGCTCTGCGCATCCCGACATCAAGGCGATCGACGTGATCAACCGCATCATCAAGACGGCGATACCGGTCCCCGACGCCGTCAAGCCGCAGGATCCGCTCTACGGCTACGGGCTGGTGGATGCCGCCGCGGCGATCTCCGTCAACATCCCCCCGGTGAGCGCGAACCCCATGGGCGACCTGGCGGAATGGGTGCGCTACTTCCGTCGCGCGGAGTCGGAACCGCAGCCCGTGCCGTCGATGACGCCGGTGGCCGTGCCCCCGCTTCCCGCGGCCGATGCGCCGAGCGAGGCGGCTTCACCGTTGCTTCCCAGCGCCGATTCGCTGCGCTACGGTACCCTGCCGCTCATCGCGCTCACGGTGCCTGGTATCCTGGTAGCGCTTGGCGTCACCGCAGCTGCCCGGCGCATCCGATCGGCGCGCGTTTCCGTACGCCAAATCCCCGACTCCGAGGAGTAG